In Rhinoraja longicauda isolate Sanriku21f chromosome 13, sRhiLon1.1, whole genome shotgun sequence, one genomic interval encodes:
- the LOC144599334 gene encoding alpha-1,4-N-acetylglucosaminyltransferase-like has protein sequence MISMHHGYFFIITFGVCVLLYARWYMESQRKDRNDMIRMSHVDDEATMEDPHPLLNPGIMFVETSDNVELKPLVACSVESTARQNPDKPIYFFMKRFSGNLSQYPEPKYRLIPLLSSVKNVVLLPLNAAEMFEDTSLKFWYQKVDPKKEKYWLHVFADGCRLAVLWKYGGIYLDTDIISMKPLPFGKFTCPQSSDMINNGAMGFHHRHHPFLWNCMNDFVANYIGHIWGQQGPQLITRVLKSCCQEEYLGPFIGKECNGISVWIINRFYPITYPSWRKYFSPMENKNMEQTFSATYGAHVWNSMNSNNAKKIVAGSGSLIERLFQLYCPTTYRYLIQFNNSSMI, from the exons ATGATTTCCATGCATCATGGTTATTTCTTTATCATCACATTTGGAGTTTGTGTCCTGCTATATGCACGTTGGTATATGGAATCACAACGCAAGGATCGTAATGACATGATAAGAATGTCACACGTGGACGATGAAGCTACCATGGAGGATCCTCATCCACTCCTGAATCCTGGGATTATGTTTGTGGAAACGTCAGACAATGTGGAGTTGAAGCCATTGGTAGCTTGCTCAGTGGAGTCCACTGCTCGTCAAAACCCAGATAAACCAATCTATTTCTTCATGAAGAGGTTCAGTGGCAACTTGAGCCAGTATCCAGAGCCTAAGTACAGACTCATCCCGTTGCTCTCCTCAGTGAAGAATGTTGTCCTTCTACCTTTAAACGCTGCCGAAATGTTTGAAGATACTTCGTTGAAATTCTGGTATCAAAAG GTGGATCCAAAAAAGGAGAAGTATTGGCTCCATGTGTTTGCTGACGGCTGCAGATTAGCAGTGCTGTGGAAGTACGGGGGCATCTACCTGGACACTGACATTATATCAATGAAGCCGTTGCCCTTTGGCAAATTTACATGTCCACAGAGCTCAGATATGATCAATAACGGGGCAATGGGTTTCCATCACAGGCACCATCCTTTTCTATGGAATTGCATGAATGATTTTGTGGCCAATTACATTGGACATATTTGGGGTCAGCAAGGTCCTCAACTGATTACCCGTGTGCTGAAGAGTTGTTGTCAGGAGGAATACCTAGGTCCCTTCATTGGCAAAGAATGCAATGGCATCTCTGTATGGATTATAAATCGATTCTACCCCATCACATATCCATCTTGGAGGAAGTACTTTTCTCCCATGGAAAATAAAAACATGGAACAGACCTTTTCAGCCACATATGGCGCACATGTTTGGAATTCTATGAATTCCAATAACGCAAAGAAAATAGTTGCTGGAAGTGGATCATTAATTGAACGTTTATTCCAGTTATATTGTCCAACTACATACagatatttaattcaattcaataacaGTTCAATGATTTAG